One stretch of Mycolicibacterium fallax DNA includes these proteins:
- a CDS encoding PhoH family protein gives MTPREPNSSTVRTTIDVPADLVVALLGSADENLRVLDQQLAADLHVRGNTFTVTGPAADVALADRVLTELIALVAGGHPLTPDAVRRSVGMVTDAGDASPAEVLSLDVLSRRGKTIRPKTLNQKHYVDAIDANTIVFGIGPAGTGKTYLAMAKAVHALRSKQVNRIILTRPAVEAGERLGFLPGTLSEKIDPYLRPLYDALHDMMDAEAIPKLMSAGVIEVAPLAYMRGRTLNDAFIILDEAQNTTAEQMKMFLTRLGFGSKIVVTGDVTQVDLPGGARSGLRAAVDILDGIDDIHFAELTSADVVRHSLVSDIVDAYARAEGPANRTQRRHAPRNRREARP, from the coding sequence GTGACGCCCCGCGAACCGAATAGCAGCACCGTGCGCACCACCATCGACGTGCCCGCCGATCTCGTGGTCGCGCTGCTCGGCTCCGCCGACGAGAACCTGCGGGTACTTGACCAGCAGCTGGCCGCCGACCTGCACGTGCGGGGCAACACCTTCACCGTGACCGGCCCCGCCGCCGATGTTGCGCTGGCCGACCGGGTGCTCACCGAGTTGATCGCGCTGGTCGCCGGCGGACATCCGCTCACCCCGGACGCGGTACGCCGCAGCGTGGGCATGGTCACCGACGCCGGGGACGCCTCCCCGGCCGAGGTGCTGAGCCTGGACGTGCTGAGCCGGCGCGGCAAGACCATCCGGCCCAAGACCCTGAACCAGAAGCACTATGTCGACGCCATCGACGCCAACACCATCGTGTTCGGCATCGGCCCGGCCGGCACCGGCAAGACCTACCTGGCGATGGCCAAGGCCGTGCACGCGCTGCGGTCCAAGCAGGTCAACCGGATCATCCTGACCCGCCCGGCGGTGGAGGCCGGCGAGCGGCTCGGGTTCCTGCCCGGCACCCTGAGCGAGAAGATCGACCCCTACCTGCGCCCGCTGTATGACGCGCTGCACGACATGATGGACGCCGAGGCCATCCCGAAGCTGATGAGCGCCGGGGTGATCGAGGTGGCGCCGCTGGCCTACATGCGGGGTAGAACCCTCAACGATGCGTTCATCATCCTCGACGAGGCGCAGAACACCACCGCCGAGCAGATGAAGATGTTCCTCACCCGGCTGGGCTTCGGCTCCAAGATCGTTGTCACCGGCGACGTCACCCAGGTCGACCTGCCGGGCGGGGCGCGCTCGGGGCTGCGCGCCGCGGTGGATATCCTCGACGGCATCGACGACATCCATTTCGCCGAGCTGACCAGCGCCGACGTGGTGCGCCACAGCCTGGTGTCCGACATCGTGGACGCCTACGCGCGCGCCGAGGGCCCGGCCAACCGCACGCAGCGTCGGCACGCGCCGCGCAACCGCCGGGAGGCCAGGCCGTGA
- a CDS encoding 16S rRNA (uracil(1498)-N(3))-methyltransferase, whose translation MSKPVFYVPALPGAGGSVLLDGDEGFHAASVRRIRVGEAIVLGDGAGAVADCVVTEVNKKDLTALVEHPRFVPAPQPPVTVVQALPKSERSELAVELATEAGADAFVAWQAARCVARWDGPRADKGLRRWSAVARAAARQSRRAWVPPVEGVLGTTELAARIASSDALALVLHEESAVPLADLDPGAASAITLIVGPEGGIGADELATLTAAGARPVRLGPTVLRTSTAAAVALGALGVLTGRWDLRGQGR comes from the coding sequence GTGTCCAAACCGGTCTTCTACGTTCCGGCGCTGCCCGGGGCGGGCGGCTCGGTGCTGCTCGACGGCGATGAGGGCTTCCACGCCGCCTCGGTGCGGCGCATTCGGGTGGGCGAGGCGATCGTGCTCGGCGACGGGGCAGGCGCCGTCGCCGACTGCGTGGTCACCGAGGTCAACAAGAAGGACCTGACCGCGCTGGTTGAGCACCCCCGGTTCGTCCCGGCCCCGCAGCCACCGGTCACCGTGGTGCAGGCGCTGCCGAAATCGGAGCGCTCCGAGCTGGCCGTCGAGCTGGCCACCGAGGCCGGCGCCGACGCGTTCGTGGCCTGGCAGGCCGCCCGCTGCGTGGCCCGCTGGGACGGACCACGCGCCGACAAGGGGCTGCGGCGCTGGTCGGCGGTGGCCCGCGCGGCCGCCCGGCAGTCCCGCCGGGCCTGGGTCCCGCCGGTCGAGGGGGTGCTCGGCACGACCGAGCTGGCCGCCCGGATCGCTTCGTCCGATGCGTTGGCGCTGGTGCTGCACGAGGAGTCCGCGGTTCCGCTGGCCGACCTCGATCCCGGCGCGGCGAGCGCGATCACCCTGATTGTCGGCCCGGAGGGCGGCATCGGCGCCGACGAGCTGGCCACCCTGACCGCCGCCGGTGCCCGCCCGGTCCGGCTGGGACCGACGGTGCTGCGCACCTCGACTGCCGCGGCGGTCGCACTCGGTGCGCTGGGGGTGCTGACCGGCCGCTGGGATCTCCGCGGGCAAGGCCGGTAG
- the dnaJ gene encoding molecular chaperone DnaJ — MARDYYGLLGVTKDASDAELKRAYRKLARELHPDINPDEQAQAMFKEISVAYEVLTDPEKRRIVDLGGDPMESAGAGGGGGGFAGFGGLGDVFEAFFGGGTGSRGPIGRVRPGSDSLLRVRLDLTECATGVTKQVTVDTAILCDRCQGRGTHGDSRPSSCDTCGGRGEVQSVQRSLLGQVMTSRPCPTCRGVGEVILDPCHSCGGDGRVRARREISVKVPAGVGEGMRIRLAAQGEVGPGGGPAGDLYVEVHEKPHDIFVRDGDDLHCTIDVPMVDAALGATVTVDAILDGPTEFTVAAGTQPGSVLTLRGHGMPHLRSGVRGDLHAHVNVLVPTRLDPRDVELLTELKHNRGEDTAVTSTQTEASGHNGGGIFSRLRETFSGR; from the coding sequence GTGGCACGGGATTACTACGGTCTGCTCGGGGTGACCAAGGACGCCAGCGATGCGGAGCTCAAGCGCGCCTACCGCAAGCTGGCCCGCGAACTGCATCCCGACATCAACCCCGACGAGCAGGCCCAGGCCATGTTCAAGGAGATCTCGGTCGCCTACGAGGTGCTCACCGACCCGGAGAAGCGCCGCATCGTCGACCTCGGCGGCGACCCGATGGAGAGCGCGGGCGCCGGTGGTGGCGGCGGCGGCTTCGCCGGCTTCGGCGGGCTCGGGGACGTGTTCGAGGCGTTCTTCGGCGGCGGCACCGGTTCGCGCGGGCCGATCGGCCGGGTCCGGCCCGGCTCGGATTCGCTGCTGCGGGTGCGGCTCGATCTCACCGAATGCGCGACCGGGGTGACCAAGCAGGTGACCGTCGACACCGCCATCCTGTGCGACCGCTGCCAGGGCCGCGGCACCCACGGCGATTCCCGGCCCAGCAGCTGCGACACCTGCGGTGGCCGCGGCGAGGTGCAGAGCGTGCAGCGTTCGCTGCTCGGCCAGGTGATGACGTCGCGGCCGTGCCCGACCTGCCGCGGGGTCGGCGAGGTGATCCTGGACCCCTGCCACAGCTGTGGCGGCGACGGCCGGGTGCGGGCCCGCCGGGAGATCAGCGTCAAGGTGCCCGCCGGCGTCGGCGAGGGCATGCGGATCCGGCTGGCCGCCCAGGGCGAGGTCGGTCCCGGCGGCGGCCCGGCCGGTGACCTGTACGTCGAGGTCCACGAGAAGCCGCACGACATCTTCGTCCGCGACGGTGACGACCTGCACTGCACGATCGACGTCCCGATGGTTGACGCCGCGCTCGGCGCCACCGTCACCGTCGACGCCATCCTGGACGGCCCGACCGAGTTCACCGTCGCCGCGGGCACCCAGCCCGGCTCGGTGCTGACGCTGCGCGGGCACGGCATGCCGCACCTGCGTTCCGGGGTGCGCGGGGACCTGCACGCGCACGTCAACGTGCTGGTGCCCACCCGGCTGGATCCGCGCGACGTCGAGCTGCTGACCGAGCTCAAGCACAACCGCGGCGAGGACACCGCGGTCACCTCGACCCAGACCGAGGCGTCGGGGCACAACGGCGGCGGCATCTTCAGCCGGCTGCGCGAGACCTTCAGCGGCCGCTGA
- the hrcA gene encoding heat-inducible transcriptional repressor HrcA: MGGTDDRRFEVLRAIVADFVSTREPIGSKTLVDRHNLGVSSATVRNDMAVLEAEGYITQPHTSSGRIPTEKGYREFVDRLEVVKPMSNPERRAILEFLDFGVDLDDVLRRAVRLLAQLTRQVAVVQYPILSASTVRHLEVVALTPARLLLVLITDSGRVDQRIVELGNPLDDHQLTQLRDLLGKALEGKRLSAASIAVADLAGQLADAAGAPLADAVGRAATVLVETLVEHREERLLTGGTANLTHNTADFGGSLRSVLEALEEQVVVLKLLAASQDAGKVTVRIGHETEVVSGAEQMAGTSVVTTTYGTMDTVYGGMGVLGPTRMDYPGTMASVAAVALYIGEVLGTR; encoded by the coding sequence GTGGGCGGTACCGACGATCGTCGTTTCGAGGTGCTGCGGGCCATCGTCGCCGACTTCGTTTCCACCCGCGAGCCGATCGGCTCCAAGACCCTCGTCGACCGGCACAACCTCGGGGTGTCCAGCGCCACTGTCCGCAACGACATGGCGGTGCTGGAGGCCGAGGGATACATCACCCAGCCGCACACCAGCTCCGGGCGCATCCCCACCGAGAAGGGCTATCGCGAGTTCGTCGACCGGCTCGAGGTGGTCAAGCCGATGTCGAATCCGGAGCGCCGGGCGATCCTGGAGTTCCTGGATTTCGGGGTGGACCTCGACGACGTGCTGCGCCGAGCGGTGCGACTGCTGGCGCAGCTGACCCGTCAGGTCGCGGTGGTGCAGTACCCGATCCTGTCGGCCTCGACGGTCCGGCACCTGGAGGTGGTCGCGCTGACCCCGGCCCGGCTGCTGCTGGTGCTCATCACCGACTCCGGCCGGGTCGACCAGCGGATCGTCGAACTCGGCAACCCGCTCGACGACCACCAGCTGACCCAGCTGCGCGACCTGCTCGGCAAGGCGCTGGAGGGCAAGCGGCTGTCCGCGGCGTCGATCGCCGTCGCCGACCTGGCCGGCCAGCTGGCCGATGCGGCCGGGGCGCCGCTGGCCGACGCGGTCGGCCGGGCGGCCACCGTGCTGGTGGAAACCCTCGTCGAGCACCGCGAGGAGCGGCTGCTGACCGGCGGAACCGCCAACCTGACCCACAACACCGCCGACTTCGGCGGGTCGCTGCGCTCGGTGCTGGAGGCCCTGGAAGAACAGGTGGTGGTGCTCAAGCTGCTGGCCGCCTCCCAGGACGCCGGCAAGGTCACGGTGCGGATCGGCCACGAGACCGAAGTGGTGTCCGGGGCCGAACAGATGGCCGGCACGTCGGTGGTGACCACGACATACGGCACAATGGACACCGTCTACGGCGGCATGGGTGTGCTTGGGCCGACTCGGATGGACTATCCGGGCACCATGGCCAGCGTCGCCGCCGTTGCGTTGTACATCGGTGAGGTTCTGGGCACTCGTTGA
- a CDS encoding type II toxin-antitoxin system VapB family antitoxin, with amino-acid sequence MIFKGVREGKPYPPHGLDHRDWARIPPRQIRLDELVTTTTVLALDRLLSEDSTFYGDLFPHAVKWKGNVYLEDGLHRAVRAALRNRTVLHARVFDMDSAAAPAGPPDSPALPRR; translated from the coding sequence ATGATCTTCAAGGGTGTGCGGGAAGGCAAACCGTATCCCCCGCACGGCCTCGACCACCGCGACTGGGCCCGGATTCCACCCCGCCAGATTCGGCTGGACGAGTTGGTGACCACCACGACCGTGCTGGCGCTGGACCGGCTGCTGTCGGAGGACTCCACCTTCTACGGCGACCTGTTCCCGCACGCGGTGAAGTGGAAGGGCAACGTCTACCTGGAGGACGGGTTGCACCGCGCGGTGCGGGCGGCGCTGCGAAACCGCACCGTGCTGCACGCCCGGGTGTTCGACATGGATTCCGCCGCGGCACCCGCCGGCCCGCCCGACTCGCCGGCGCTACCCCGGCGCTAG
- a CDS encoding AI-2E family transporter, which yields MTVDDTVRHLAAPAEPTGPAGTLLRRAGVFSWSALGIVGLVVVLAMALGAAGGILVPLVVAVLATIVLEPLTAAFKRLGLPAVAAVAATLTVAVGVAVGTIAIVVSGFVAQWPEIHRQLLGGWSALLDWIRSLDLDAHWLEQARARLEEHLAELGQGAVGMVTSTFYGAVSLVIGVFFALFFLFFTLRDADRFPSWLARVGGFDPVEVGEVVALSRQSVRGYFKGTAITALVTAPIFMIPLLLLRVPLAVPIFVLYFFLSYVPFVGAWITGAFAVLIALGSGGPPAALIIGVTFLLSNGAIQSAVNSWALGSSLSLHPIAVLLATMIGGTFAGLLGMVMGAPVLAATVKSVTALRRLRVAPEPGLAPG from the coding sequence ATGACCGTCGATGACACCGTCCGCCACCTGGCCGCGCCCGCCGAACCTACCGGACCGGCCGGCACGCTGCTGCGCCGGGCGGGAGTGTTCAGCTGGTCGGCGCTGGGGATCGTCGGGCTGGTCGTCGTGCTGGCGATGGCGCTCGGCGCCGCCGGCGGCATCCTGGTTCCGCTGGTGGTGGCGGTGCTGGCGACCATCGTGCTGGAGCCGTTGACCGCGGCGTTCAAGCGGCTGGGCCTGCCCGCCGTCGCGGCGGTGGCGGCGACGCTGACCGTCGCGGTCGGGGTGGCCGTCGGCACCATCGCGATCGTGGTGTCCGGCTTCGTCGCGCAGTGGCCGGAGATCCACCGGCAGTTGCTCGGCGGCTGGTCGGCGCTGCTGGACTGGATCCGCAGCCTGGACCTGGACGCGCACTGGCTCGAGCAGGCCCGGGCCCGGCTGGAGGAACACCTTGCCGAGCTGGGCCAGGGCGCCGTCGGGATGGTGACCAGCACCTTCTACGGCGCGGTGTCGCTGGTCATCGGCGTGTTCTTCGCGCTGTTCTTCCTGTTCTTCACGCTGCGCGACGCGGACCGCTTCCCGTCCTGGTTGGCGCGGGTCGGCGGGTTCGACCCGGTCGAGGTCGGTGAGGTGGTCGCGCTGTCGAGGCAGTCGGTGCGCGGCTACTTCAAGGGCACGGCGATCACCGCGCTGGTCACCGCCCCGATCTTCATGATCCCGTTGCTGCTGCTGCGCGTCCCGCTGGCGGTGCCGATCTTCGTGCTGTATTTCTTCCTGTCCTATGTCCCGTTCGTCGGGGCGTGGATCACCGGGGCGTTCGCGGTGCTGATCGCGCTCGGTTCCGGCGGTCCACCCGCAGCGCTCATCATCGGGGTGACGTTCCTGCTGTCCAACGGCGCCATCCAGAGCGCGGTCAACTCCTGGGCGCTGGGCTCCTCGCTGTCGCTGCACCCCATCGCGGTGTTGCTGGCCACCATGATCGGCGGCACCTTCGCGGGCCTGCTCGGCATGGTGATGGGCGCACCGGTGCTGGCGGCCACCGTCAAATCGGTGACGGCGCTGCGGCGGCTGCGCGTCGCCCCCGAACCCGGGCTAGCGCCGGGGTAG
- a CDS encoding MbtH family protein, whose protein sequence is MSTNPFDDEDGLFHVLVNDEEQHSLWPSFADLPAGWTVAFGAAPRADCLAYVEQNWTDIRPLSLRQSLTG, encoded by the coding sequence ATGAGTACCAACCCATTCGATGACGAGGACGGTCTGTTCCACGTGCTGGTCAACGACGAGGAACAGCACAGCCTGTGGCCGTCGTTCGCCGACCTGCCGGCCGGCTGGACGGTGGCCTTCGGCGCGGCACCGCGCGCCGACTGCCTGGCCTACGTCGAACAGAATTGGACCGACATCCGGCCGCTCAGCCTGCGCCAGTCGCTGACCGGCTGA
- the mbtG gene encoding NADPH-dependent L-lysine N(6)-monooxygenase MbtG: MTATLAIIGAGPKAVAVAAKAAVLRGMGVPAPEVLTVERSAVAANWQPGGGWTDGNHRLGTGPEKDVGFPYRSALVPRRNAELDEQMMRYSWQSYLVGTGQFADWIDRGRPAPPHRTWARYLGWVADQVGMRVLRGEVTGIGIDGDGWALSTDSEDGPGTVLADAIMATGPGQAERSILPGNPRVLSIAQFWHRAAAHERIGAERVAVIGGGETAAAILNELFAHRVSTITVIAPQVTLFTRGEGFFENTLFSDPTHWAGLTLAERRDAIARTDRGVFSARVQDALLADDRIRHLRGRVAHAVARDDQIRLTLHSDRAGESLETVHGFDLVIDGSGADTLWFTELFTQDALDLIELSLGGPMTGERLQESIGYDLSVGQLSPKLFLPNLSGLNQGPGFPNLSCLGLLSDRVLGAELTRPDPLPRRTNEYQPIR, encoded by the coding sequence ATGACGGCAACCCTGGCCATCATCGGCGCCGGGCCGAAGGCCGTGGCGGTGGCGGCCAAGGCCGCCGTGCTGCGCGGCATGGGGGTGCCGGCGCCGGAGGTGCTGACCGTCGAACGCAGCGCGGTGGCCGCCAACTGGCAGCCCGGCGGCGGCTGGACCGACGGCAACCACCGGCTCGGCACCGGCCCGGAAAAGGACGTCGGGTTCCCGTACCGTTCGGCGCTGGTGCCGCGGCGCAACGCCGAGCTCGACGAGCAGATGATGCGCTACAGCTGGCAGTCCTACCTGGTCGGCACCGGCCAGTTCGCCGACTGGATCGACCGCGGCAGGCCCGCCCCGCCGCACCGCACCTGGGCCCGCTACCTGGGCTGGGTCGCCGACCAGGTCGGGATGCGGGTGCTGCGCGGCGAGGTCACCGGCATCGGCATCGACGGCGACGGCTGGGCGCTGAGCACCGACTCCGAGGACGGCCCGGGCACCGTGCTGGCCGACGCGATCATGGCGACCGGCCCGGGCCAGGCCGAGCGGTCCATCCTGCCGGGCAATCCGCGGGTGCTCTCGATCGCCCAGTTCTGGCACCGGGCGGCCGCCCACGAGCGGATCGGCGCCGAGCGGGTGGCGGTGATCGGCGGTGGGGAGACCGCCGCGGCGATCCTCAACGAGCTTTTCGCACACCGGGTTTCGACGATCACCGTGATCGCGCCCCAGGTCACCCTGTTCACCCGGGGCGAGGGATTCTTTGAGAACACGCTGTTCTCCGACCCCACCCACTGGGCCGGGCTGACCCTGGCCGAACGTCGGGACGCCATCGCGCGCACCGACCGCGGGGTGTTCTCCGCCCGGGTGCAGGACGCGCTGCTGGCCGACGACCGGATCCGGCACCTGCGCGGCCGGGTGGCCCACGCGGTGGCCCGCGACGACCAGATCCGGCTGACGCTGCACAGCGACCGGGCCGGCGAATCGTTGGAGACCGTGCACGGATTCGACCTGGTGATCGACGGATCGGGTGCCGACACGCTGTGGTTCACCGAGCTGTTCACCCAGGACGCGCTGGACCTGATCGAGCTCAGCCTGGGCGGCCCGATGACCGGCGAGCGCCTGCAGGAATCCATCGGATACGACCTGTCGGTCGGGCAGCTGAGCCCGAAACTGTTCCTGCCCAACCTGTCCGGGCTCAATCAGGGGCCGGGCTTTCCCAACCTGAGCTGCCTGGGTCTGCTGTCCGACCGGGTGCTCGGCGCCGAGCTGACCCGGCCCGATCCGCTACCAAGGAGAACCAATGAGTACCAACCCATTCGATGA